A genome region from Pseudomonas pergaminensis includes the following:
- a CDS encoding xanthine phosphoribosyltransferase, with protein sequence MEALHKKIREEGIVLSDQVLKVDAFLNHQIDPALMKLIGDEFAALFKDSGITKIVTIEASGIAPAIMTGLNLGVPVIFARKQQSLTLTENLLSATVYSFTKKVESTVAISPRHLTSSDRVLVIDDFLANGKASQALISIIKQAGATVAGLGIVIEKSFQGGRAELDAQGYRVESLARVKSLEGGVVTFIE encoded by the coding sequence GTGGAAGCACTGCACAAGAAAATTCGCGAAGAAGGCATCGTGCTTTCCGATCAGGTACTCAAGGTCGACGCCTTTCTGAACCACCAGATCGACCCGGCACTGATGAAACTGATCGGCGACGAATTCGCCGCACTGTTCAAGGACTCGGGCATCACCAAGATCGTCACCATCGAAGCCTCGGGCATCGCCCCGGCGATCATGACCGGCCTGAACCTGGGCGTACCGGTGATCTTTGCACGCAAGCAGCAATCCCTGACCCTCACGGAAAACCTGCTGTCGGCGACGGTGTATTCCTTCACCAAGAAGGTCGAAAGCACCGTGGCGATTTCCCCTCGCCACCTGACCAGCAGCGACCGCGTGCTGGTCATTGATGACTTCCTGGCCAATGGCAAGGCGTCCCAGGCGCTGATCTCGATCATCAAGCAGGCCGGCGCGACCGTTGCCGGTTTGGGGATCGTGATCGAGAAGTCGTTCCAGGGCGGCCGTGCGGAGTTGGACGCGCAGGGATACCGAGTGGAATCCCTGGCACGGGTGAAATCGTTGGAAGGCGGCGTAGTGACCTTCATCGAATAA